A region from the Gallaecimonas xiamenensis 3-C-1 genome encodes:
- a CDS encoding aspartate/glutamate racemase family protein, protein MKTIGLLGGMSWESTQGYYSAINRGVRARCGGLHSAKIALYSVDFAPLAAAQHQGDWAGAAALLVEGAKRVEAAGADFLLLCTNTMHKLAPELSQALSIPLVHIADATGEALVQAGVRRVGLLGTAFTMEQDFYKGRLAQGFGLEVLVPDESDRALVHDVIYQELCQGRIEAASRAQYLQVIDRLAARGAQAVILGCTEIGLLVGQGDTPVPLFDTTALHAQKAVALATAQLP, encoded by the coding sequence TTGAAAACCATAGGTTTGCTGGGGGGCATGAGCTGGGAGAGCACCCAGGGCTATTACAGCGCCATCAACCGAGGGGTAAGGGCGCGCTGCGGTGGCCTGCATTCGGCCAAAATCGCCCTCTACAGCGTCGACTTTGCGCCCCTGGCGGCGGCGCAGCACCAAGGGGATTGGGCCGGGGCGGCAGCCTTGCTGGTGGAAGGCGCCAAGCGGGTGGAGGCGGCGGGTGCCGACTTTTTACTGCTGTGCACCAACACCATGCACAAGCTGGCCCCCGAGCTGAGCCAGGCCCTGTCCATTCCTCTGGTTCATATTGCCGACGCCACCGGTGAGGCCCTGGTCCAAGCCGGGGTGCGCCGGGTGGGGCTGCTGGGCACCGCCTTTACCATGGAGCAGGATTTCTACAAGGGGCGGTTGGCCCAAGGCTTTGGGCTGGAGGTGCTGGTGCCGGACGAAAGCGACCGGGCCTTGGTGCATGACGTTATCTATCAGGAGCTGTGCCAGGGCCGCATCGAGGCGGCCTCCCGGGCCCAGTATCTGCAGGTTATCGACCGCCTTGCCGCCAGGGGCGCCCAGGCAGTGATCCTGGGCTGCACCGAAATAGGGCTGCTGGTGGGGCAGGGGGACACCCCGGTGCCCCTTTTCGACACCACGGCGCTCCATGCCCAAAAGGCCGTCGCCTTGGCAACGGCCCAATTACCTTAG
- a CDS encoding DKNYY domain-containing protein, with amino-acid sequence MVMRGYYKAGDCVFWISRQLHCDTDSFEHLGGAYARDKAQGFYAGYPKAKMDAASLCYLGGYFAKDKHHIYYEGTAMPKVDRDSACYLGEDLLRDKTQVFCRRRLLPGADPETIVALDCYHSRDASQAFFVNKVIKDAHLASFTPLGDGLQLFARDQDRVYYQGRPIKGADPNTFESLGGTLARCQNGYYDAGKAIPALAAGGQ; translated from the coding sequence ATGGTGATGCGTGGATACTACAAAGCCGGCGACTGCGTTTTCTGGATTAGCCGGCAGCTACACTGCGATACCGACAGCTTTGAGCACCTGGGGGGCGCCTATGCCCGCGACAAGGCCCAGGGCTTCTACGCCGGCTACCCCAAGGCCAAGATGGATGCCGCCAGCCTTTGCTACCTGGGAGGCTATTTTGCCAAGGACAAGCATCATATTTATTACGAAGGAACCGCCATGCCCAAGGTGGACAGGGACAGCGCCTGTTACCTTGGGGAAGATCTGCTAAGGGACAAGACCCAGGTCTTTTGCCGCCGGCGGCTGTTGCCAGGGGCCGACCCTGAAACCATAGTGGCCCTGGACTGCTACCACAGCCGGGACGCCAGCCAGGCCTTTTTTGTCAACAAGGTCATCAAAGACGCGCACCTCGCCAGCTTTACGCCTTTGGGCGATGGCTTGCAGCTTTTTGCCCGGGACCAAGACCGGGTCTATTACCAGGGGCGCCCCATCAAGGGAGCCGATCCCAACACTTTTGAGAGCCTGGGGGGCACCCTGGCCAGATGCCAAAACGGCTATTACGACGCAGGCAAGGCGATACCGGCACTGGCCGCTGGCGGCCAATAA
- a CDS encoding helix-turn-helix transcriptional regulator — protein MRASRLLSILMHLQAKGQVNAQQLAEHCQVSLRTIYRDMDALSGAGIPLYSERGAEGGYRLLGNHRTQLNGLSADEAQGLFMLGLSGQAAELGLGGVVAEAQLKLLAALPTGQRDSLAKMSDRFLLDAPGWFGEAETLPALVPLAEAVRRQRRLWLRYRSWKSQRERELCPLGLVQKGGQWYLVGQVGADIRTYRVSRILDFKVLATGFERPQDFNLAQYWQQSRQRLEQESYPDQALLRLSAQGHKLLRALFSPYQLARSQAQGEPDAQGWQQVSLPMGSVWHMASELARLGAEVEVLAPAALRKQLADTASKVLALYRPKDS, from the coding sequence ATGCGAGCCAGTCGACTACTTTCCATTCTGATGCACCTGCAGGCCAAGGGGCAGGTCAATGCCCAGCAACTGGCCGAGCATTGCCAGGTGTCGTTGCGCACCATTTATAGGGATATGGACGCCCTGAGCGGCGCCGGCATTCCCTTGTACAGCGAAAGGGGCGCCGAGGGCGGTTATCGCCTGTTGGGAAACCACCGCACCCAGCTTAACGGCCTGTCCGCTGACGAAGCCCAGGGCCTTTTCATGCTGGGCCTTAGTGGCCAAGCGGCCGAGCTGGGCCTGGGCGGGGTGGTGGCCGAGGCCCAACTCAAGCTGCTGGCGGCCTTGCCCACCGGCCAGCGGGACAGCCTGGCCAAAATGAGTGACCGCTTCTTGCTGGACGCCCCAGGTTGGTTTGGGGAGGCGGAAACACTGCCGGCCCTGGTGCCCCTGGCTGAAGCGGTGCGCCGCCAGCGTCGGCTTTGGCTGCGCTATCGCAGCTGGAAGAGCCAGCGGGAAAGGGAGCTTTGCCCCCTGGGCCTGGTGCAAAAGGGCGGCCAGTGGTACCTGGTGGGGCAGGTGGGGGCCGACATCCGCACTTATCGGGTGTCGCGCATCCTCGATTTCAAGGTGCTTGCTACCGGTTTTGAACGGCCGCAGGACTTCAACCTGGCCCAATATTGGCAGCAAAGCCGCCAGCGCCTGGAACAGGAAAGTTACCCCGACCAGGCGCTGCTGCGCCTCTCTGCTCAGGGCCACAAACTCCTTCGGGCCCTCTTTAGCCCCTACCAACTGGCCCGCAGCCAAGCCCAAGGGGAGCCGGACGCCCAAGGCTGGCAGCAAGTTAGCCTGCCCATGGGGTCGGTCTGGCATATGGCCTCGGAGCTGGCGCGCCTGGGGGCCGAGGTGGAAGTGCTGGCCCCCGCCGCCCTAAGGAAACAGCTGGCCGACACTGCCAGCAAGGTGCTGGCGCTGTACCGCCCCAAAGACAGCTAG
- a CDS encoding TonB-dependent receptor family protein yields the protein MGFSRTLIALALLPVAVQAAQSADEHLLVLGRQTQAVDSLPAAVTLISQADIENSGATSLESLLRGRAGIQVANSGSGPVLSLRGFAPDQSGANVLVLIDGRRLNSQSLAGPALASLRLGNIARIEVLQGSAGVLYGDQAVGGVINIITKGGSDGGQVSASLGSFDHQALGANLSKGFANGLYVDSNLAWDKADNYRDHSQSRTASVQGRLGYRTQGRHLYAELGWDQDDRDQPGPLTFSQTDRRFSRPEFAKDFINQISQVARLGLEQQLDDNWQLLVDGSASRRERDYNQSYMDWAVDNPSETTERLNRISPRLKGQLGELAVLAGIDYEHGNYDDDSLGAHNSRDSQSLYANGQWQHQALTLSAGLRYTDVDDDLIYASTYAQGVSISRDATTWSLAGQYQLDQAGRLFARIDRNVRFAKLDEQGYTPAGILGLDPQKGLSVELGWAGEQLSLSAFRLDLKDEIVFDANAPAPEGGLFAGANVNADQSRRYGVNLAGHQDFGPLTLGVDYQWLDAQFTKGASDGHKVPWVSRHSGLLYGDLVLSKALSARVEYQYRGSQYLLSDNLNQGDKVGSYGLWNLAGIWQQGPWHFVLRVDNLFDKRFADYAVYNAWGEDSWYPGKGRELNLTARYNF from the coding sequence ATGGGCTTTTCCCGAACCCTTATCGCCCTGGCGCTGCTGCCGGTGGCCGTCCAGGCCGCTCAGAGCGCCGACGAGCACCTGCTGGTGCTGGGCCGCCAGACCCAGGCCGTAGACAGCCTGCCGGCCGCCGTCACCCTGATCAGCCAAGCGGATATCGAAAACAGCGGTGCCACCAGCCTGGAAAGCCTGCTCCGTGGCCGCGCCGGTATTCAGGTGGCCAACTCAGGCTCTGGCCCGGTGCTGAGCCTGCGCGGCTTTGCCCCCGACCAAAGCGGCGCTAACGTGCTGGTGCTGATCGACGGGCGCCGCCTGAACAGCCAAAGCCTGGCCGGGCCGGCCCTGGCCAGCCTGCGCCTTGGCAACATAGCCCGCATCGAAGTGCTGCAAGGCTCCGCCGGTGTGCTCTATGGCGACCAGGCCGTGGGCGGCGTTATCAACATCATAACCAAGGGCGGCAGCGACGGCGGCCAGGTTTCGGCCAGCCTCGGCAGCTTTGACCACCAGGCCCTGGGGGCCAACCTGTCCAAGGGCTTTGCCAACGGCCTCTACGTCGACAGCAACCTGGCCTGGGACAAAGCCGACAACTACCGCGACCACAGCCAAAGCCGCACCGCCTCGGTGCAGGGCCGCCTGGGTTACCGCACCCAAGGGCGCCACCTCTATGCCGAGCTGGGCTGGGACCAGGACGACCGCGACCAGCCCGGCCCCCTGACTTTCAGCCAGACCGACCGGCGCTTCTCCCGCCCCGAATTTGCCAAGGACTTTATCAACCAGATAAGCCAGGTGGCCCGCCTGGGCCTGGAACAGCAGCTGGACGACAACTGGCAGCTGCTGGTGGACGGCTCGGCGAGCCGCCGGGAACGGGACTACAACCAAAGCTACATGGACTGGGCCGTGGACAACCCCAGCGAAACCACCGAGCGCCTTAACCGCATCTCCCCGCGCCTCAAGGGCCAACTGGGTGAACTGGCGGTGCTGGCCGGTATCGATTACGAACACGGCAACTACGACGACGACAGCCTGGGCGCCCATAACAGCCGCGACAGCCAAAGCCTCTATGCCAACGGCCAGTGGCAGCACCAGGCCCTGACCCTGAGCGCCGGCCTGCGCTACACCGACGTGGACGACGACCTCATCTACGCCAGCACCTACGCCCAGGGCGTGTCCATCAGCCGCGACGCCACCACCTGGTCCCTGGCCGGCCAATACCAGCTGGACCAGGCCGGGCGCCTCTTTGCCCGTATCGACCGCAACGTGCGTTTTGCCAAGCTGGACGAGCAGGGCTACACCCCAGCCGGCATCCTGGGCCTGGACCCGCAAAAGGGCCTGTCGGTGGAGCTGGGCTGGGCCGGTGAGCAGCTCAGCCTGTCGGCCTTTCGCCTGGATCTCAAAGACGAGATCGTCTTTGACGCCAACGCCCCGGCCCCCGAAGGCGGCCTCTTTGCCGGCGCCAACGTCAATGCCGACCAGTCCCGCCGCTACGGCGTCAACCTGGCCGGGCACCAGGACTTTGGCCCCCTGACCCTGGGCGTCGACTACCAATGGCTGGACGCCCAGTTCACCAAGGGCGCCAGCGACGGCCACAAGGTGCCCTGGGTGTCGCGCCACAGCGGCCTGCTCTATGGGGACCTGGTGCTGTCCAAGGCGCTGAGCGCCCGGGTCGAATACCAATACCGTGGCAGCCAGTACCTGCTGTCCGACAACCTCAACCAGGGCGACAAGGTCGGCAGTTACGGCCTTTGGAACCTGGCGGGAATTTGGCAACAAGGCCCCTGGCACTTTGTGCTGAGGGTGGATAATCTGTTTGATAAGCGATTTGCGGATTACGCCGTTTACAATGCCTGGGGGGAAGACTCCTGGTACCCCGGCAAAGGCCGTGAGTTAAACCTCACCGCGCGCTACAACTTCTGA
- a CDS encoding D-2-hydroxyacid dehydrogenase, producing MKAVLLDADTLGKDIDLSPIRAVVSELRVFGTTAPSQLQAHAADAELLLTNKVVLDDAIMAGRRALLVMATGTNNVDLAAAKARGIPVCNVSNYGTASVAQHSLMLMLALAARLPLYQRDLAAGAWQQSPFFCLMGHATLEFKGKTLVLVGSGTLGSEVARLAEAFGAKVVFAARPGDPGDNRPSLDSLLPQADLLSFHCPLTEATRHLLNGERLAIIKPGCLVINCARGSIIDEQAALAALKAGRLGGLAVDVLPEEPPRQGHALLASLAEPLNLIVTPHNAWISPEARQNIVNLTADNIRRLQP from the coding sequence ATGAAAGCCGTGCTCCTGGATGCCGATACCCTGGGCAAGGATATCGATTTAAGCCCTATCCGTGCCGTGGTCAGCGAACTTCGGGTCTTTGGCACCACAGCCCCAAGCCAGCTCCAGGCCCATGCCGCCGACGCCGAGCTGCTGCTCACCAACAAAGTGGTGCTGGATGATGCCATCATGGCCGGGCGCAGAGCCCTGCTGGTGATGGCCACCGGTACCAACAACGTCGACCTGGCCGCCGCCAAGGCCAGGGGCATTCCGGTGTGCAATGTCAGCAATTACGGTACCGCCTCGGTGGCCCAACACAGCCTGATGCTGATGTTGGCCCTGGCCGCCCGTTTGCCCCTGTACCAGCGGGACCTGGCCGCCGGCGCCTGGCAGCAAAGCCCCTTTTTCTGCCTGATGGGCCACGCCACCTTGGAATTCAAAGGCAAGACCCTGGTGCTGGTGGGCTCCGGGACCCTGGGCAGCGAAGTGGCCCGCCTGGCCGAGGCCTTTGGCGCCAAGGTGGTGTTTGCCGCCCGTCCCGGGGACCCTGGCGACAACCGCCCCAGCCTCGACAGCCTGCTGCCCCAGGCCGATCTCTTGTCTTTCCACTGCCCCTTGACCGAGGCGACCCGCCACCTGCTGAACGGCGAGCGGCTGGCAATCATCAAACCCGGCTGCCTGGTGATCAACTGCGCCCGTGGCAGCATCATCGACGAGCAGGCGGCCCTTGCGGCCCTTAAAGCTGGGCGCCTGGGGGGGCTGGCGGTGGATGTGCTGCCCGAAGAGCCGCCCCGCCAGGGCCATGCCCTGCTGGCGTCCCTGGCTGAACCCTTGAACCTGATTGTCACTCCCCACAACGCCTGGATAAGCCCGGAGGCGCGCCAGAACATCGTCAATCTCACCGCCGACAATATTCGCCGGTTGCAACCCTAG
- a CDS encoding GFA family protein has product MEQQGSCLCGQVRYRLDATFSHFYLCHCQHCQKGSGSAHGANLFAMGGQVHWLQGEELLHRFTLPGSRHGRAFCSNCGSPLPYQDGALLLVPAGSLDQAPTIAPTAHLFLASRAPWEHNLAALPGFDQLPPGA; this is encoded by the coding sequence ATGGAACAGCAAGGAAGTTGCCTTTGCGGCCAGGTGCGCTATCGCCTGGACGCCACTTTCAGCCATTTTTACCTGTGCCACTGCCAGCATTGCCAAAAGGGCAGCGGCTCTGCCCATGGTGCCAACCTCTTTGCCATGGGTGGCCAGGTGCATTGGCTGCAGGGTGAGGAACTGTTGCACCGCTTTACGCTGCCGGGCAGCCGCCACGGGCGGGCCTTTTGTAGCAACTGTGGCTCGCCCCTGCCATACCAGGACGGTGCCCTGTTGCTGGTGCCGGCCGGCAGCCTGGACCAGGCCCCCACCATTGCCCCCACCGCCCATCTTTTTTTAGCCAGCCGGGCGCCTTGGGAGCACAACTTGGCCGCCTTGCCCGGTTTTGACCAACTGCCCCCCGGAGCCTGA
- a CDS encoding polysaccharide deacetylase family protein, with product MAVNNERDLTGYGGRPPHPQWPGRARLALQFVLNLEEGAESCVLNGDSQSEAYLHELVGRPARLGERDLSVESLFEYGARAGAWRLLALFDSRQLPLTVFACGLALELNPDLAKALVAGGHELAGHGYRWLDHHPMALAEERRQMAKTQAIIQGLGQAPPLGWYTGRISPHSRQLAREAGCLYSSDCYNDDLPYWLAGSPPLLMIPYSLVSNDIRYLQPHGAGSPEAFYGELKDAFDCLWQEGAKAPKMMTVGLHGRISGQPARAQALARFLDYVQQRPGVWVCRRQDIARHWQGRFPAPCP from the coding sequence ATGGCCGTCAACAACGAGCGGGATCTCACCGGTTACGGCGGCCGGCCGCCCCACCCCCAATGGCCAGGCCGGGCCCGCCTGGCCCTGCAATTTGTGCTGAACCTGGAAGAAGGGGCCGAGTCCTGCGTTTTGAACGGCGACAGCCAGTCGGAGGCCTACCTGCACGAACTGGTAGGCAGGCCCGCTCGCCTGGGGGAGCGGGATCTCAGTGTCGAGAGCCTTTTTGAATACGGCGCCAGGGCCGGGGCCTGGCGGCTGTTGGCCCTATTTGACAGCCGCCAGCTGCCCCTGACCGTGTTTGCCTGCGGCCTGGCCCTGGAGTTGAACCCGGACCTGGCCAAGGCCCTGGTGGCGGGGGGCCATGAACTGGCCGGTCACGGTTATCGCTGGCTCGACCACCACCCTATGGCCCTGGCCGAGGAGCGGCGCCAGATGGCCAAGACCCAGGCCATCATCCAGGGCCTGGGCCAGGCGCCGCCCCTGGGCTGGTACACGGGGCGCATCAGCCCCCACAGCCGCCAGTTGGCAAGGGAGGCGGGGTGCCTGTATAGCTCGGACTGCTACAACGACGACCTGCCCTATTGGCTGGCAGGTAGCCCGCCGCTCTTGATGATCCCCTACAGCCTGGTCAGCAACGACATCCGTTATCTGCAGCCTCACGGCGCCGGCAGCCCAGAGGCCTTTTATGGCGAGCTTAAGGACGCCTTCGATTGCCTCTGGCAGGAAGGGGCCAAGGCCCCCAAGATGATGACGGTGGGCCTGCATGGGCGCATCAGTGGCCAACCGGCCCGGGCCCAGGCCCTGGCCCGCTTCCTCGATTACGTGCAGCAAAGACCCGGGGTCTGGGTTTGCCGGCGCCAGGACATAGCCCGGCACTGGCAAGGGCGGTTTCCTGCCCCTTGCCCATAA
- a CDS encoding glutathione S-transferase family protein: MKDSLVFYHAPQTRSSVALTLLEELEAPFELQLLNMKADEQRQSPYLAINPLGKVPALLHGDTLVTEQVAIFIYLADLFPEKALAPAITSPQRGDYLRWMVYYAACYEPALVDKAQGREVTNPKMSVYGDFDTMLGTVLARLAKGPYLLGEQFSAADILWGSALNWGLMFKLVPESPLLTDYVNRIVGRPSAVKVAARDQQWAQAHQAALDQQPA, encoded by the coding sequence GTGAAAGACTCGCTTGTTTTCTACCATGCCCCCCAAACCCGTTCGTCCGTGGCCCTGACCCTGCTGGAAGAGCTGGAGGCTCCCTTCGAGCTGCAGCTGTTGAACATGAAGGCCGACGAGCAGCGCCAAAGCCCCTACCTGGCCATCAACCCCCTTGGCAAGGTGCCGGCGCTGCTGCACGGCGACACCCTGGTGACCGAGCAGGTGGCGATTTTCATCTACCTGGCCGACCTCTTTCCCGAAAAGGCCCTGGCGCCGGCTATCACTTCACCGCAAAGGGGCGACTACCTGCGCTGGATGGTCTATTACGCCGCCTGTTACGAGCCGGCCCTGGTGGACAAGGCCCAGGGCCGGGAGGTCACCAACCCCAAGATGTCGGTGTACGGGGACTTTGACACCATGCTGGGCACTGTCCTGGCGCGCCTGGCCAAAGGGCCCTATTTGCTTGGGGAGCAGTTCAGCGCCGCCGACATCCTCTGGGGCAGCGCCTTGAACTGGGGGCTGATGTTCAAGCTGGTGCCCGAATCGCCGCTGCTGACCGACTATGTTAATCGTATTGTCGGCCGCCCCAGCGCCGTCAAGGTGGCCGCCCGCGACCAGCAATGGGCCCAGGCCCACCAGGCCGCCTTGGACCAGCAACCGGCCTAA
- a CDS encoding DUF4377 domain-containing protein, protein MKKTLMLPLCAVALWGCGQEGKAPMTDGELMTLEVGPQQVDCVGVGPRKCLVVDGEAFYSDIAGFDFEAGFDYRLKVKRTEAFPKGQVPADASPYRYELMAVLDKTPAQ, encoded by the coding sequence ATGAAAAAGACCCTGATGTTGCCCCTGTGCGCCGTGGCGCTGTGGGGTTGTGGCCAGGAAGGAAAAGCGCCGATGACAGACGGCGAGCTGATGACCCTGGAGGTTGGCCCCCAACAGGTGGACTGTGTAGGGGTTGGCCCCCGAAAATGCCTGGTGGTGGACGGCGAGGCCTTTTATTCGGATATCGCCGGCTTTGATTTTGAGGCAGGCTTTGATTACCGCCTTAAGGTCAAGCGCACCGAGGCCTTCCCCAAGGGCCAGGTGCCGGCCGACGCCAGCCCTTACCGCTACGAGCTGATGGCGGTGCTGGACAAGACGCCAGCCCAGTAA
- a CDS encoding GNAT family N-acetyltransferase, translating to MALRFEEKAPSPQEFCDLRVKAGLSAKSLEAATIALPNSLYGVSVREGSALIAMGRVVGDGACNFEVVDIAVDPAYQGQGLGRAVMAYIDDYLGSVALPGSYVSMIADQPAFYEKLGYRLVAPASQGMTKAFTPRS from the coding sequence ATGGCATTGAGATTTGAAGAAAAGGCCCCCAGCCCCCAGGAATTTTGCGACCTGCGCGTCAAGGCGGGGTTGTCTGCCAAGTCGCTTGAAGCCGCCACTATTGCCCTGCCCAATAGCCTTTATGGCGTTTCCGTCAGAGAGGGCAGCGCGCTTATCGCCATGGGCCGGGTGGTTGGTGACGGCGCCTGTAACTTTGAGGTGGTGGATATCGCGGTAGACCCGGCTTACCAAGGCCAGGGCCTTGGCCGGGCCGTGATGGCATATATCGACGACTACCTGGGGTCGGTGGCGCTGCCCGGCTCCTATGTTTCCATGATCGCCGACCAGCCCGCCTTCTATGAAAAACTCGGCTATCGTTTGGTGGCGCCGGCCAGCCAGGGCATGACCAAGGCCTTCACACCGCGCAGCTAA
- a CDS encoding DUF6580 family putative transport protein has product MTPRLLTLLAIIALCALYRVMPHPWNVSPVAAMALFAGAHFQTRAMALLVPLAAMALSDLVLGLHPTLPFVYGALLLTVMLGFWVGKDINPGRVLAGSLSGSLLFFFVTNAAVWLVGNYYPPGLEGLNQSLAAGVPFFQYTLVGDLAFNALFFGAFYALEKHFPQQYSH; this is encoded by the coding sequence ATGACCCCACGCCTGCTGACACTGCTTGCCATCATCGCCCTGTGCGCCCTGTACCGGGTGATGCCGCACCCCTGGAACGTGTCGCCGGTGGCCGCCATGGCCCTTTTTGCCGGCGCCCACTTCCAGACCCGCGCCATGGCCTTGCTGGTGCCGCTGGCGGCCATGGCCCTGTCCGATCTGGTGCTGGGCCTGCACCCTACCCTGCCCTTCGTCTACGGCGCCTTGTTGCTGACGGTGATGCTGGGCTTTTGGGTGGGCAAGGACATCAACCCCGGCCGGGTGCTGGCCGGATCCCTGTCCGGGTCATTGTTGTTTTTCTTTGTCACCAACGCGGCGGTGTGGCTGGTGGGTAATTATTACCCGCCAGGTCTTGAAGGCCTGAACCAATCCCTGGCTGCCGGCGTCCCCTTCTTCCAGTACACCTTGGTGGGGGACCTGGCCTTCAACGCCCTTTTCTTCGGCGCCTTTTACGCCTTGGAAAAACACTTCCCGCAGCAATACAGCCATTGA